A region from the Arachis ipaensis cultivar K30076 chromosome B01, Araip1.1, whole genome shotgun sequence genome encodes:
- the LOC107608373 gene encoding uncharacterized protein LOC107608373 translates to MQTSEDAYDYLLLRPFSPEYTIWLRHGEKPVEERSGLGRVDKNLISQVNQMHQMVNEAFNFTLQHGSEDTTTIEHAKDDEGVLPYLYEGPSCAARDFNDLLSDGEKELYPGCSKYSKLSFLVKLYHIKCMCGVSDKEITMILDLLRDVFEQAKFPKTLYEARKTIRKLGIEYTKVNASPNDCMLYQGDDENLTRCRQCGSLRWKQKTKMGSIVRLNVLVKRNEKPIAAKTLRYLPLIPRLQRLFIRNKTSTDMHPRDAEAWKKFDAKYTNFSKDPCNVRLALASDGFNPFGNMSTKYSIWPTSFILSMLIPRLKMPSNDIDVYLQPLVDELKQLWDGIETYDPKEGSTFKMCAALMWMIIDFPGLRNLSGWNMHSGLAYTTCKLDTKPHWLKDSQKWGHRRFLNQGHKYRLD, encoded by the exons ATGCAAACAAGCGAGGATGCATACGACTATCTGTTGTTACGACCATTTTCCCCTGAATATACTATTTGGCTGCGTCATGGTGAGAAGCCGGTTGAAGAGAGATCTGGATTGGGACGAGTAGATAAAAATCTGATATCCCAAGTGAATCAAATGCACCAAATGGTCAACGAGGCATTCAATTTCACGCTTCAACATGGGAGTGAAGACACAACAACAATCGAACATGCCAAAGATGATGAAGGCGTGTTGCCATACTTATATGAAGGTCCAAGTTGCGCGGCGCGGGATTTTAACGATCTACTGTCAGATGGAGAGAAGGAATTATATCCCGGATGCTCAAAGTACTCCAAATTATCATTCTTAGTGAAGCTTTATCATATTAAGTGTATGTGCGGTGTGAGTGACAAGGAAATTACCATGATTCTTGACTTACTACGGGACGTATTCGAACAAGCAAAATTTCCAAAGACATTATATGAAGCCAGGAAGACAATAAGAAAGTTGGGTATTGAATACACCAAGGTAAATGCTAGTCCAAATGATTGTATGCTGTATCAAGGTGATGATGAAAACTTGACTAGGTGCAGGCAATGTGGGTCTTTAAGATGGAAGCAGAAGACTAAAATGGGCTCTATTGTTAGGCTCAACGTACTTGTGAAGAGAAATGAGAAACCTATAGCAGCCAAGACTCTTCGTTACCTTCCTCTCATACCACGACTACAACGATTATTCATACGCAACAAGACATCAACTGACAT GCATCCAAGGGACGCTGAAGCATGGAAAAAGTTTGATGCAAAGTATACTAACTTTTCGAAGGATCCGTGCAATGTTCGCCTAGCCTTGGCGAGCGATGGATTTAATCCTTTTGGGAATATGAGCACAAAGTATTCTATCTGGCCA ACATCTTTCATTCTATCCATGCTTATTCCTAGGCTGAAAATGCCAAGTAACGACATAGATGTTTACTTGCAGCCTTTGGTAGATGAATTGAAGCAATTATGGGATGGCATTGAAACGTATGATCCCAAAGAGGGAAGCACTTTCAAGATGTGTGCGGCACTAATGTGGATGATCATCGACTTTCCAGGATTGAGAAACCTATCTGGTTGGAATATGCACAGTGGGTTAGCTTATACTACGTGTAAATTGGACACTAAGCCTCATTGGCTGAAAGACAGTCAAAAATGGGGCCATCGCCGCTTTTTGAatcagggacacaaatacagactaGACTAG